In Tsuneonella dongtanensis, a single window of DNA contains:
- a CDS encoding cold-shock protein, with amino-acid sequence MSKTGTVKFFNLDKGYGFIQPDDGSDDSFVHITAVQAAGMQSLNKDQRLNFEVEQGRNGKASAVNLSAAD; translated from the coding sequence ATGAGCAAGACCGGAACCGTGAAGTTCTTCAACCTCGACAAAGGCTACGGCTTCATCCAGCCCGACGACGGTTCGGACGACAGCTTCGTCCACATCACCGCCGTGCAGGCCGCCGGCATGCAGTCGCTGAACAAGGACCAGCGCCTGAACTTCGAAGTCGAGCAGGGCCGCAACGGCAAGGCCAGCGCGGTCAACCTGTCCGCCGCGGACTGA
- a CDS encoding Lrp/AsnC family transcriptional regulator: MANLDGIDRKLLAELQAEGRVTNVELASRVGLTAPPCLRRVRALEEEGVIRGYHADLDPSKLGFAITVFAMVSLKSQAESALREFEDHMKALPEVRECHMLNGEIDFILKIVSQDLQSFQEFLTSKLTPAPNVDSVKTSLTIRTAKHEPGVPLED, encoded by the coding sequence ATGGCCAATCTCGACGGTATCGACAGGAAATTGCTGGCGGAATTGCAGGCCGAAGGGCGCGTGACCAACGTGGAACTCGCCAGCCGCGTCGGCTTGACCGCGCCGCCGTGCCTGCGCCGCGTTCGCGCGCTGGAGGAAGAAGGCGTCATCCGCGGCTATCATGCCGATCTGGACCCGTCGAAACTCGGCTTCGCCATCACCGTGTTCGCGATGGTCAGCCTCAAGAGCCAGGCCGAAAGCGCGCTGCGCGAATTCGAGGATCACATGAAGGCGCTGCCCGAAGTGCGCGAGTGCCACATGCTCAACGGCGAGATCGATTTCATCCTCAAGATCGTCAGCCAGGATCTGCAGAGCTTCCAGGAATTCCTGACCAGCAAGCTGACGCCGGCGCCCAACGTCGACAGCGTCAAAACCAGCCTGACGATCCGCACCGCCAAGCACGAGCCCGGCGTCCCGCTCGAGGATTAG
- a CDS encoding histidine kinase dimerization/phospho-acceptor domain-containing protein, translating to MHFDDRLATVLRHRAAGERAARTQFRQLLDLLGSRRHGRDESLLAAAWLRLAALGEALPSGERAAMIREPGLRFRNPELALHLAEDEPEVAAAALGVAQLTVEDWDALIPRLPIRARGFLRLRRDLPRPTQDLLERLGIRDRGLPRPDSEFASEEETLELAVEATPIPLSLRPIPANDLADDAPATAPAPAVAADDSEIGALVKRIEAYRKTRASRMAGEDDPRLPLGERAETTLSSAVTGFAFTTDGEGRIDWAEPRVAPMVVGALLAPATGRSQRLQPIVSQATELAGAPAIAGDWVVDAAPRFSEAGGRFLGYAGRFRRPAPPEFAVPPVDPAADRMRQLLHELKTPVNAIQGFAEVIQQQLFGPAPHEYRALAAAIAGDAARILAGFDELDRLAKLETGALVPQSGDADWSAIVSGLAGQLDEVLRPRGARFELAAAPGRMPVPLDANEAATLGWRLLATLTGAAGANEVIALTLEPAPAGIRLAVRLPGALAGADDVFAADGRAGGGAVSAGMFGAGFALRLARAEARAIGGDLTREGDTLVLVLPRLTAASRETSPVAADAAHG from the coding sequence ATGCATTTCGACGATCGCCTTGCCACGGTCCTGCGCCACCGCGCTGCCGGCGAGCGCGCGGCGCGTACCCAGTTTCGGCAGTTGCTCGACCTGCTCGGCAGCCGGCGGCACGGGCGCGACGAAAGCCTGCTGGCGGCGGCATGGCTGCGGCTCGCCGCGCTGGGCGAAGCGCTCCCTTCCGGCGAGCGCGCGGCGATGATCCGCGAGCCGGGGCTGCGATTCCGCAATCCCGAACTGGCGCTCCACCTTGCCGAGGACGAGCCCGAAGTCGCCGCCGCGGCTCTCGGCGTCGCGCAGCTGACGGTCGAGGACTGGGACGCATTGATCCCCCGCCTTCCGATCCGCGCGCGCGGATTCCTGCGCCTGCGCCGCGACTTGCCGCGGCCGACACAGGACCTGCTCGAACGCCTCGGCATCCGGGATCGGGGCCTGCCACGTCCGGACAGCGAATTCGCCAGCGAGGAAGAAACGCTCGAGCTCGCCGTGGAGGCCACCCCCATACCGCTCTCGCTGCGGCCGATCCCCGCCAACGACCTGGCCGACGATGCGCCAGCCACGGCGCCTGCGCCCGCAGTGGCGGCCGACGACAGCGAGATCGGCGCGCTGGTCAAGCGCATCGAGGCCTATCGCAAGACCCGCGCATCCCGCATGGCGGGAGAGGATGACCCGCGTCTCCCACTCGGGGAACGAGCCGAAACGACACTCTCCTCTGCCGTCACCGGCTTCGCGTTCACCACCGATGGCGAAGGCCGGATCGACTGGGCCGAGCCACGCGTCGCACCGATGGTCGTGGGCGCACTGCTCGCTCCCGCAACCGGCCGATCGCAACGCCTCCAGCCGATAGTCTCCCAAGCGACCGAACTCGCGGGTGCCCCGGCCATAGCGGGAGACTGGGTGGTCGACGCCGCTCCGCGCTTCAGCGAGGCCGGCGGGCGTTTCCTTGGCTACGCGGGTCGCTTTCGCCGCCCCGCCCCGCCAGAATTCGCCGTGCCGCCGGTCGATCCCGCGGCCGACCGCATGCGCCAGTTGCTGCATGAACTGAAGACGCCGGTGAACGCGATCCAGGGCTTCGCAGAAGTCATCCAGCAGCAGCTTTTCGGCCCTGCACCGCACGAATACCGGGCACTCGCGGCCGCCATCGCGGGGGACGCGGCGCGCATCCTCGCCGGGTTCGACGAACTCGACCGGTTGGCGAAGCTCGAGACAGGCGCGCTGGTCCCGCAGTCCGGAGATGCCGACTGGTCCGCGATCGTGAGCGGCCTTGCCGGACAGCTCGACGAAGTGCTGCGCCCCCGCGGCGCGCGTTTCGAGCTGGCCGCAGCCCCGGGTCGCATGCCCGTTCCGCTCGACGCGAACGAAGCCGCGACGCTCGGCTGGCGCCTGCTCGCCACGCTGACAGGAGCGGCGGGCGCGAACGAGGTCATCGCGCTGACCCTGGAACCGGCACCGGCAGGCATCCGGCTCGCTGTACGCCTTCCCGGTGCGCTAGCTGGCGCGGACGACGTGTTCGCGGCAGACGGGCGCGCCGGCGGCGGGGCGGTGAGCGCGGGGATGTTCGGCGCCGGCTTTGCATTGCGGCTGGCCCGCGCCGAGGCCCGTGCGATCGGGGGCGACCTCACGCGCGAAGGCGACACGCTCGTCCTCGTCCTGCCGCGCTTGACCGCGGCGAGCCGCGAAACTAGCCCGGTCGCGGCCGACGCAGCGCACGGGTAG
- a CDS encoding polysaccharide deacetylase family protein: protein MDRPLTEPPEPGRTARFRTGFGQRVLLTVDTEEEFDWSGPFTRDRHGLTHVPAIARFQEFCEGLGVSPVYLVDWPIATNALAVEIIGDAVRARRAEVGIQLHPWVNPPFDEEISVRNSFAGNLPPELERAKFMALRDRIEQAFEVQPLIYRAGRYGLGPQTAGLLRDAGVAIDTSVRANYDYSAQGGPDYRNHPLEPYWVDSARTLLELPLTTVYFGLLRRQGRLIQRVAAHMPHLPGILSRLGLVERIALTPEGVTASEAIKGIDMALDDGLPILVLSFHSPSLAPGNTDYVRDARDLDRLYDWLRRVYDYLDLRAVASTTVAEIMDNVER, encoded by the coding sequence ATGGACCGGCCACTGACCGAACCGCCAGAGCCGGGTCGCACGGCGCGCTTTCGCACCGGTTTCGGGCAGCGAGTCCTGCTGACGGTCGACACCGAGGAAGAATTCGACTGGTCGGGACCTTTCACCCGCGATCGTCACGGGCTGACCCATGTTCCCGCGATCGCGCGATTCCAGGAATTCTGCGAAGGGCTCGGGGTATCCCCGGTCTATCTCGTCGATTGGCCGATCGCGACCAACGCGCTGGCCGTCGAGATCATCGGGGATGCGGTGCGTGCGCGGCGGGCCGAAGTCGGCATCCAGCTCCACCCCTGGGTCAACCCACCCTTCGACGAGGAGATTTCGGTCCGCAACAGCTTTGCGGGCAACCTGCCGCCCGAGCTCGAACGAGCTAAATTCATGGCCCTGCGCGACCGGATCGAGCAGGCGTTCGAAGTCCAGCCGCTGATCTATCGCGCGGGCCGGTACGGCCTGGGCCCGCAAACCGCCGGGCTGCTGCGCGATGCGGGCGTGGCGATCGACACTTCGGTGCGCGCCAACTACGACTACAGCGCGCAAGGCGGGCCGGACTACCGGAACCACCCGCTCGAACCGTACTGGGTTGATAGCGCGCGCACCCTGCTGGAACTGCCCCTCACGACGGTGTATTTCGGGCTGCTGCGGCGCCAGGGCCGGCTGATCCAGCGCGTCGCCGCGCACATGCCCCACCTCCCCGGCATCCTGTCGCGGCTGGGCCTCGTTGAGAGGATCGCGCTGACCCCGGAAGGGGTGACCGCGAGCGAGGCGATCAAGGGCATCGACATGGCGCTCGACGATGGCCTGCCGATCCTGGTGCTCAGCTTCCACAGTCCCTCGCTCGCGCCGGGCAACACCGACTACGTGCGCGACGCGCGCGATCTCGACCGACTCTACGACTGGCTCCGCCGGGTGTACGATTACCTCGATCTGCGCGCGGTCGCTTCAACCACGGTCGCCGAGATCATGGACAACGTCGAACGCTGA
- a CDS encoding M10 family metallopeptidase, with translation MLKNTTIDSIGGPAELRNPDPDGDGIAFNGKPVYSTEEAAAQLNRDGAIWPVKNGTITYSFAEHAPGGQYNNPKLYDALGSYIEGFVPFTSEQRDATREAIALWDDLIAVKFVEKNGYGADIVYMNTSTGPAQASAFTPFYQGGHGRFAKIQGDTYINSDQPDNFDLDYSGYGFSTLVHETGHAIGLEHPGDYNFGSGLPISYAKDAEYFQDSYQFTIMSYFNAGNTGSKGYVNWATGGFFQTPQTPMLHDIAAVQAMYGADTTTRTGDTTYGFNSTADRDVFDFSTNINPFLTIYDAGGHDTLDLSGWTRNSVLDLREGEFSSGFGQVVNAAELNALYGLNLTQAFWDALFEGRTSNPGFLSDNIGIAIGTVIEDGITGSGNDRLIGNAVGNVLNGGKGNDIYTGNAGADTFVIGEAGFLDTITDFKSGEDKLDLSALSTDASHVQAVGLDLLIDLDGNGVADLIIRSQGDAIQTSDILFG, from the coding sequence TTGCTGAAAAATACCACGATCGATTCCATCGGTGGGCCCGCCGAACTGCGCAATCCGGACCCCGATGGCGACGGCATCGCGTTCAACGGCAAACCGGTCTATTCGACCGAAGAGGCCGCGGCGCAGCTCAACCGCGACGGCGCCATCTGGCCGGTCAAGAACGGCACGATCACTTATTCCTTCGCGGAGCATGCGCCCGGCGGGCAATACAACAATCCCAAGCTCTACGACGCACTCGGCTCGTACATCGAAGGGTTCGTGCCCTTTACTTCCGAGCAGCGTGACGCCACCCGCGAGGCGATCGCGTTGTGGGACGATCTGATCGCGGTCAAGTTCGTCGAGAAGAACGGGTATGGCGCCGACATCGTCTACATGAACACGTCCACCGGACCGGCGCAGGCATCTGCATTCACGCCCTTCTATCAGGGAGGCCATGGGCGCTTCGCCAAAATCCAGGGCGACACGTATATTAACAGCGATCAACCGGACAACTTCGATCTCGATTACAGCGGGTACGGGTTTTCCACACTTGTTCACGAAACGGGTCACGCCATCGGTCTGGAGCATCCCGGCGACTACAATTTTGGCAGCGGACTCCCCATTTCCTACGCCAAGGACGCCGAATACTTCCAGGATTCGTATCAGTTCACGATCATGTCCTATTTTAACGCCGGAAACACCGGTTCGAAGGGCTATGTCAATTGGGCGACCGGGGGATTCTTCCAGACGCCGCAAACCCCCATGCTTCACGACATCGCGGCGGTCCAGGCGATGTACGGCGCCGATACGACGACCAGGACGGGCGACACAACTTACGGGTTCAACTCGACGGCGGATCGCGACGTCTTCGACTTCTCGACCAACATCAACCCGTTCCTGACGATCTATGACGCGGGCGGGCACGACACACTGGACCTTAGCGGTTGGACCCGCAATTCGGTTCTCGATCTGCGCGAGGGGGAATTCAGCAGCGGTTTCGGACAGGTCGTCAACGCCGCTGAGCTCAACGCACTCTACGGCCTCAATCTTACCCAGGCTTTCTGGGACGCGCTGTTCGAAGGTCGCACCAGCAACCCCGGGTTCCTGTCGGACAACATCGGCATTGCCATCGGCACGGTGATCGAGGACGGCATTACCGGCAGCGGCAACGACCGATTGATCGGCAACGCCGTCGGAAACGTGCTCAACGGCGGCAAGGGCAACGATATCTACACCGGCAACGCGGGGGCGGACACTTTCGTAATCGGCGAAGCCGGGTTCCTCGACACCATTACCGACTTCAAGTCTGGCGAGGACAAGCTCGATCTCAGCGCGCTGAGCACCGATGCCTCGCACGTCCAGGCAGTGGGTCTCGATCTGCTGATCGACCTCGACGGCAACGGTGTGGCCGATCTCATCATCCGCTCGCAGGGCGATGCGATCCAGACGTCGGACATCCTGTTCGGCTGA
- a CDS encoding type I secretion system permease/ATPase — MIKIDEAFESPTIAAAFRACRTHFAAAAAASFLLNLLFLAPAIYMLQVYDRVVATGGKLTLLYITIALLLALATLALLDALRGRILIRAGSRLNRELAPRVLRKIASGGNDAVGAEAVRDLDTVRQTVGGPLAAAMLDAPWTPVFIVVSFLLHPWLGLFALAATAVLLALALRNEHATRAQMDGASRALGRSYASQQIVAARAGTVRALGMREPLVTRQLADRAVSLDLLQRAQFIGGRYSAAIRFFRLFAQSAALGIGALLAIDGKISAGAIVAASILLGRALQPVEALVSGWTGFSSALTALRNLAGHLPGDPADDAFERTRLPAPTGLIEVENLVVRAPDGSRPILAGATLRAAPGEILGIIGPSGSGKTTLARVIAGALQHDLGSVRIDGAPYDAWDQDELGAHIGFMPQEPSLLDGTVKENISRFAEWRGDDAAQIDARTVAAAQAAGIHEFIMRLPLGYETRIGGMASGLSAGQAQLIAFARALYGDPSVLVLDEPNAFLDSEGERAVVEAMIAARDRGASVIVIAHRQAVLQPVDSLVLLGLGRTQVSGPRDEVLAKLTGPRPTGDES, encoded by the coding sequence ATGATCAAGATAGACGAGGCTTTCGAATCTCCGACGATTGCCGCTGCGTTTCGCGCGTGCCGAACGCATTTCGCGGCCGCTGCAGCCGCGAGCTTCCTTCTCAATCTTCTCTTCCTCGCACCTGCCATCTACATGTTGCAGGTGTACGACCGGGTGGTCGCAACGGGGGGCAAGCTGACGCTCCTCTATATCACCATCGCACTGTTGCTTGCGTTGGCGACCCTCGCCCTCCTCGATGCTCTTCGCGGCAGGATCCTCATCCGCGCCGGGTCCCGCCTTAACCGCGAACTCGCGCCGCGCGTGCTTCGCAAGATCGCGTCGGGCGGAAACGATGCGGTCGGTGCCGAGGCGGTGCGCGATCTCGACACCGTGCGCCAAACGGTCGGGGGGCCCCTTGCCGCCGCCATGCTCGATGCGCCTTGGACCCCTGTATTCATTGTCGTATCGTTCCTTCTGCACCCATGGCTGGGCCTTTTCGCGTTGGCTGCCACGGCGGTGCTCCTTGCGCTGGCGCTGCGGAATGAGCACGCAACGCGGGCCCAGATGGACGGGGCCTCCCGCGCATTGGGCCGATCATATGCATCCCAACAGATCGTGGCCGCGCGCGCAGGCACCGTGCGTGCGCTGGGCATGCGCGAACCGCTCGTGACGCGGCAGCTTGCCGATCGGGCGGTGTCGCTCGATCTGCTGCAGCGAGCACAGTTCATCGGCGGCCGATACTCGGCAGCGATCCGGTTCTTCCGGCTTTTCGCCCAGTCGGCGGCCCTCGGTATCGGTGCCCTGTTGGCGATCGACGGGAAGATTTCCGCAGGGGCGATCGTCGCCGCCTCGATACTCCTTGGCCGCGCGCTGCAGCCGGTCGAGGCGCTGGTGTCTGGCTGGACCGGATTCAGCAGCGCGCTTACCGCACTGCGGAACCTGGCCGGCCACCTGCCGGGCGATCCTGCCGACGATGCGTTCGAGCGCACCCGTCTGCCCGCACCGACCGGACTGATCGAGGTGGAGAATCTCGTCGTCAGGGCACCAGACGGATCGCGGCCGATCCTGGCCGGAGCTACCCTCCGCGCGGCCCCGGGAGAGATCCTCGGCATCATCGGACCGAGCGGATCGGGCAAGACGACACTGGCGCGCGTAATCGCGGGCGCCTTGCAGCACGACCTCGGGAGCGTACGCATCGATGGAGCGCCCTATGATGCCTGGGACCAGGACGAACTGGGAGCCCATATCGGATTTATGCCCCAGGAACCGAGCCTGCTCGATGGCACGGTAAAAGAGAACATTTCACGCTTCGCCGAGTGGCGCGGGGACGATGCCGCGCAGATCGACGCCCGTACCGTCGCTGCAGCGCAGGCTGCGGGCATCCACGAATTCATCATGCGCCTACCATTGGGCTACGAGACGCGAATAGGCGGAATGGCAAGCGGGCTGTCGGCCGGTCAGGCGCAACTGATTGCCTTCGCGCGTGCTCTCTACGGCGATCCGTCAGTGCTGGTGCTCGACGAGCCCAACGCCTTTCTCGATAGCGAGGGAGAACGCGCGGTGGTGGAGGCGATGATCGCGGCGCGCGACCGGGGCGCCAGCGTGATCGTCATTGCACACCGGCAGGCCGTACTCCAGCCGGTCGACAGTCTCGTCCTGCTCGGGCTCGGCCGGACGCAGGTATCTGGTCCGCGCGACGAGGTCCTGGCCAAGTTGACCGGGCCGCGTCCCACCGGAGACGAGTCATGA
- a CDS encoding HlyD family type I secretion periplasmic adaptor subunit: MNAIVESRARATFPVDPEADDPRSEIRTGAIVAFAFFVVMLGGAAFVPLDAGAYGSGNVAVSGNRQSVQHREGGVVTALHVREGDRVRKGQVLVEMAAPDLRASERAMSGNYLTLLAQRSRLMAESSGAGRFAAPPEFADLSPEDQPLAERAMRLQTAQFQARAGSLAAQKGVLGQRSRQLDEQRGGYAEQRAALVEQQRIIAEELAGLRELAERGFASKNRVRELERAQAALKGQEAAMAAEMARAAEGMGESRMQSLSLSQSMREEVAADLRDTEVKLQEVLPKLVAIREQLRRATVRAPASGQVVGLSVFTVGGVVTPGQTLMDIVPDNKALVIEARVSPDDASELYRGQKVQVRFPSVPDRTLPILTGRLVTVSADSFFDERAGRPFFRTEVEVPPAELQQVRQSIGRGELRSGLPVEIVIPTRKRTALQYILEPLTGSFWKSFREQ, from the coding sequence ATGAACGCCATCGTCGAGAGTCGTGCGCGCGCGACCTTTCCCGTCGACCCTGAAGCCGATGATCCTCGGAGTGAAATTCGCACAGGCGCAATCGTCGCATTCGCATTCTTCGTCGTGATGTTGGGCGGAGCGGCATTCGTGCCGCTCGATGCAGGTGCCTATGGCAGCGGGAACGTCGCGGTATCGGGCAACCGGCAAAGCGTGCAGCACCGCGAAGGCGGTGTGGTCACCGCGCTCCACGTCCGCGAGGGCGACCGAGTGCGCAAGGGACAGGTGCTGGTAGAAATGGCGGCTCCCGACCTACGCGCATCCGAACGGGCGATGAGCGGCAACTACCTGACACTTCTGGCGCAACGCTCACGATTGATGGCCGAAAGCAGCGGCGCGGGACGCTTTGCCGCGCCGCCGGAATTCGCCGACCTGTCGCCCGAGGACCAGCCCCTCGCCGAACGCGCGATGCGGCTGCAGACCGCACAGTTCCAGGCGCGCGCTGGCTCGCTCGCCGCGCAGAAGGGTGTGCTCGGGCAGCGCAGCCGCCAGCTCGACGAGCAGCGCGGCGGTTATGCCGAGCAGCGCGCGGCGCTGGTGGAGCAGCAGCGCATCATCGCTGAGGAACTGGCGGGCCTGCGCGAACTGGCCGAGCGTGGCTTCGCTTCGAAGAACCGGGTGCGCGAGCTTGAACGTGCGCAAGCCGCCCTGAAGGGCCAGGAAGCCGCGATGGCCGCGGAAATGGCGCGCGCGGCGGAGGGAATGGGGGAAAGCCGGATGCAGTCGCTCTCGCTGAGCCAGTCGATGCGCGAGGAAGTCGCCGCCGATCTGCGCGACACCGAGGTCAAACTGCAGGAGGTCCTCCCCAAGCTCGTCGCCATCCGCGAGCAGCTGCGGCGAGCAACGGTACGCGCGCCGGCAAGCGGTCAGGTCGTGGGCCTGTCCGTGTTCACTGTCGGCGGGGTCGTTACCCCGGGGCAGACGCTGATGGACATCGTGCCCGACAACAAGGCGCTGGTGATCGAGGCGCGGGTCTCCCCAGACGACGCCAGCGAGCTTTATCGCGGGCAGAAGGTGCAGGTGCGCTTTCCCAGCGTGCCCGATCGCACACTGCCGATCCTGACAGGCAGGCTGGTCACGGTTTCGGCAGATTCGTTCTTCGACGAGCGTGCCGGCCGCCCCTTCTTCCGCACCGAGGTCGAGGTTCCGCCGGCCGAGTTGCAACAGGTCCGCCAGTCGATCGGCAGGGGCGAACTGCGGTCCGGGCTTCCGGTGGAAATCGTCATTCCCACGCGTAAACGCACCGCCCTTCAGTACATCCTCGAGCCGCTGACCGGATCGTTCTGGAAATCGTTCCGCGAGCAGTAG
- a CDS encoding S8 family serine peptidase — protein MSLLHRAGVRTVAVADVYGRDPAGGSASALARGLGWLVSGGAKVVSMSIVGPDNPLLARAIASARSKGVVIVAAVGNDGPAAPPAFPASYPGVIAVTGVDGRNRALIEAGRALKLDYAAPGADIVGSDAKGRIVKLRGTSFAAPLAAARIAAVIEGDWRAKADAEAVDLGRKGPDPVYGRGLLCGNCR, from the coding sequence GTGTCGCTGCTACATCGCGCAGGGGTCCGCACAGTCGCCGTCGCCGACGTGTACGGCAGGGATCCGGCTGGTGGCAGCGCCAGCGCGCTCGCGCGCGGGCTCGGGTGGCTCGTTTCGGGCGGGGCCAAGGTCGTCAGTATGAGTATCGTCGGCCCGGACAACCCGCTTCTTGCCCGCGCGATCGCCTCTGCGCGTTCGAAAGGCGTGGTGATCGTCGCGGCAGTCGGCAATGACGGGCCTGCGGCACCGCCGGCATTTCCCGCGAGCTATCCCGGTGTGATCGCCGTAACCGGAGTCGATGGGCGCAACCGCGCGCTGATCGAGGCAGGGCGGGCGCTTAAACTGGATTATGCAGCGCCCGGCGCAGATATCGTCGGCAGCGATGCCAAGGGACGGATCGTCAAATTGCGGGGGACCTCGTTCGCCGCTCCGCTTGCCGCCGCCAGGATTGCCGCGGTCATCGAAGGCGATTGGCGCGCAAAAGCCGACGCGGAAGCCGTCGACCTTGGGAGAAAGGGGCCCGATCCGGTCTATGGTCGCGGTCTTCTGTGCGGAAACTGCCGTTGA
- a CDS encoding alpha/beta hydrolase, protein MVEGLPTLAADPIEDMDELILAAVAPELRATARALLAGGPPPILNAATLPILRDKSRAAIRPFEPEPPVRTLTVAPRGALGPITVYLINAGEGRLKPAILHLHGGGFVLNSARREVPRLQKIAAELDCVIATVEYALAPEAPWAISLEQNYACLRWLYEQAHSLGVDRARIVLMGESAGGGHAALLAIAARDRNAIPLAGQVLVYPMLDDRTVSNTGFPPAVGRLVWTAQANAFGWRSFLGSEGEPDGKAIHAVPARHGDLSRLPATFIGVGGIDLFVAEDIDYAARLIRCGVPTELLVVPGAFHGFDAHASSTSLASWFTGAKINAIRRMFEFPSLRDDWEV, encoded by the coding sequence TTGGTCGAAGGCCTTCCAACGCTCGCAGCCGATCCAATCGAGGACATGGATGAGCTCATCCTGGCAGCCGTCGCCCCGGAACTCAGGGCGACGGCACGAGCGCTGTTGGCAGGGGGTCCACCGCCCATCTTGAACGCCGCGACGTTGCCGATCCTGCGCGACAAGAGCCGAGCAGCTATCCGGCCTTTCGAACCGGAGCCTCCCGTCCGGACATTGACCGTAGCCCCTCGCGGGGCGCTTGGACCGATCACCGTCTACCTGATCAACGCAGGAGAGGGGCGGTTGAAGCCCGCCATCCTCCATCTGCACGGCGGCGGTTTCGTGCTCAATTCGGCGCGGAGGGAGGTTCCGCGCCTGCAGAAGATCGCAGCCGAACTCGATTGCGTGATTGCCACGGTCGAATATGCGCTGGCTCCGGAAGCGCCCTGGGCCATCTCGCTCGAGCAGAACTATGCCTGTTTGCGGTGGTTATACGAGCAAGCACATTCTCTTGGGGTGGACAGGGCCCGGATTGTCCTGATGGGGGAAAGTGCGGGGGGCGGACACGCCGCACTCCTGGCGATCGCCGCGCGCGACCGGAACGCGATCCCGCTCGCTGGCCAGGTTCTCGTCTATCCGATGCTCGACGATCGCACCGTCTCGAACACCGGATTCCCACCGGCGGTGGGGCGATTGGTATGGACTGCGCAGGCCAACGCGTTTGGTTGGCGCTCGTTTTTGGGCAGCGAAGGCGAGCCCGACGGAAAGGCGATACATGCCGTTCCTGCACGACATGGAGACCTCTCCCGCCTCCCGGCGACCTTCATCGGCGTCGGAGGAATAGATTTGTTCGTTGCGGAAGACATCGATTACGCAGCCAGGCTGATCCGGTGCGGGGTCCCGACCGAGCTGCTCGTTGTTCCAGGAGCTTTCCACGGTTTCGACGCTCACGCCTCCTCGACTTCGCTCGCAAGCTGGTTCACTGGCGCGAAAATAAATGCGATTAGGAGGATGTTTGAATTTCCCAGTTTACGAGACGATTGGGAAGTATAG